From Paracoccus suum, the proteins below share one genomic window:
- a CDS encoding VOC family protein encodes MICPELVAGGKGFLQIHFAGGQVGHHFGRVVLAGCDSWPNTRSASVRLHLRNRKRKENPMAHPVKGVDHLFLLTADLDGSAAKWRRMGFTISPCGTHSPAKGTANYTIIFERDYFELLGIVAETSMNQHQREMIARDGDGLRAIACRIDDARVARDALAEFGIATAPVAEFARPLPLPDGSTGEAAFATAHFAKEEVPAGIMFMCQHKTRDMVWRPELQSHANGARALGTIFAVSDDPEQAAAGYARLFAAGQVLPSEDGYLVSTGSDSASILCLRPEAAAARWSPEALAGTPPSAFAALRILVRDLAGARAALASGGVPVTEGLAGGVEGLWVAPSETSGVILEFAEA; translated from the coding sequence GTGATCTGCCCAGAACTCGTTGCTGGAGGGAAGGGCTTCCTTCAGATTCACTTCGCTGGTGGGCAGGTTGGGCATCATTTCGGTCGTGTCGTCCTTGCAGGTTGCGATTCCTGGCCGAATACTCGATCTGCCTCGGTGCGCTTGCACCTGCGCAACCGCAAGCGAAAGGAAAACCCGATGGCCCATCCCGTCAAAGGTGTCGACCACCTTTTCCTGCTGACCGCCGATCTGGACGGCAGCGCTGCAAAATGGCGTCGGATGGGTTTTACGATATCGCCCTGCGGCACCCACAGCCCGGCGAAGGGGACTGCCAACTATACCATCATTTTCGAGCGCGATTATTTCGAGCTGCTGGGCATCGTCGCCGAGACCTCCATGAACCAGCATCAGCGCGAGATGATCGCGCGCGATGGGGACGGGCTGCGCGCCATTGCCTGTCGTATAGACGATGCGCGGGTGGCGCGGGACGCGCTGGCAGAGTTCGGCATCGCCACCGCACCCGTTGCCGAGTTCGCGCGCCCGCTGCCGCTGCCGGATGGCTCGACCGGGGAAGCTGCTTTTGCGACGGCACATTTCGCAAAGGAGGAAGTGCCGGCGGGAATCATGTTCATGTGCCAGCACAAGACGCGCGACATGGTGTGGCGGCCCGAGTTGCAGTCCCACGCGAATGGCGCACGCGCGCTTGGAACGATCTTTGCGGTATCAGATGATCCGGAGCAGGCCGCAGCTGGCTACGCGCGGCTGTTTGCCGCCGGACAGGTCCTGCCGTCCGAAGATGGGTATCTGGTCTCCACCGGTTCGGACTCTGCCTCGATTCTGTGCCTGAGGCCTGAGGCCGCGGCCGCCCGCTGGTCGCCAGAGGCCTTGGCCGGCACCCCGCCTTCTGCCTTCGCCGCGTTGCGCATTCTGGTGCGCGACCTTGCGGGGGCGCGAGCGGCGCTTGCCTCTGGCGGCGTGCCAGTGACTGAGGGGCTGGCGGGCGGCGTAGAAGGTCTCTGGGTTGCACCTTCCGAGACGTCGGGCGTCATTTTGGAATTCGCGGAAGCGTAA